The DNA window TGAAAAGAGAATAGAAACCATTAATGAGTATTCACCTGATTTTACTGCTATTGGCACAGGAGGCTTTGGTGGTTATATTGTTCACGGTTTTGAAGATTTGAACATGTACATTTTGGAGAGTGTAAAAGTGAATAATGCTACTTATGTTTTAAGAAATGATTGGGAAAGCATTTCACAGCTAACAAAAGCTGAAATACTAAATAATGATTTACATGAGACTCGTATAGTCCATAATAAGAATTGGTATAAAAATCTGAATCATCTATTTGATAAAAATTTATCCTAAGCTGACAAGAGATTACTTAGATGGATTGATAAATTTAATCGTTACATATTGAATGTACGAATAAAGTTGAACTTTAAGATTAATAGGGGTGAAATGATGACTTCTGATGAATATGTTAGAAGGATTATTGCTAAATATAAAGTACCTAATGAGGTTGATGCTCTGACACAGTGTTTTGTAGTCAATCCTTTAATAAATATGATAAAAGAATGGGCAGGTGATTGCCTTAATGATATTCAAATATCTGGATCAAGAGCAAAAGGAACTGCTATAAATATTAGTTCGGATTTAGATTTATTTGTTTCGCTAAAATCAACTACTAATAATACTTTAAAGGAGATCTATGATTCTCTATTTAGCTATATTAGCAGCAGTAAGGGTATTAATTGTAGAAAACAAAATGTTTCTATAGGAATAAATTACGGTGGGCATAGTATTGACCTGGTTCCTGGGAAGAAGCATGTTGGTAATACAAATGACCATAGTTTATATAGAAACAAGAAAAATACTTGGACACAAACCAACATACACAAGCATATATCGATAGTAAAAAACTCTGGAAGGCTTGAGGAAATCATCCTATTAAAAATATGGAGAAAGTTGCACAATTTAGATTTTCCCTCTATTTACTTGGAGTTAGTGACAATAGAAGCTTTGAGATATAAAAATAAGAATCAGCCAGCTGCAAACTTCTTATCAACCTTGGATTACCTTAAAGATAATTTTGTTGATAAAATTATCAAAGATCCTGCTAATACAAACAATGTAATATCAGATGATTTGTATAAATATGAAAAAGAGGATATAGCTAAGAAAGCTAAAGAGAGTAGAAATGAAGAGTACTGGGAGAAGATTATTTGGTAAACAGGGGGGTAGTGATATGGGACAAATTGATATTAAAAGTCTTTTCTATTCTTTACAGACCCAGATGTGTGCTAAGTTGTCGACCAATAGGCAACACATACAGCATCCTGGCATAAAAGGTGATTCATCCGAATTAAATTGGATTGAATGGCTAAAAACTTATTTACCGAAAAGATATAGCGTAGATAAAGCTTTTATAATTGATTGCGACGGAAATATGAGTGATCAAATTGATGTAGTTATTTACGACCAACAATATTCACCTTTTGTATTCAATCAGGATAATGCTTATTATATTCCTGCCGAGAGCGTTTATGCTATATTTGAAGTTAAGCAAGAAATTAATAAAGAAAATATCATCTATGCTGGTGATAAAACAAAAAGTGTACGCTCTTTAAAAAGGACATCAACAGCAATCCCGCATGCCGGTGGATATTATGCTCCAAAGCCACACAATAAGATTCTTTCGGGAATATTAACGTTATCAAGTGTTTGGAATCCGCCTCTAGGGAAAAGCTTTGAAGAAGCTATATATAGCTTAGAGGATGAAAGTAAACTAGATATTGGATGTATCTTAGCAGAAGGTTCATTCTTGGCAGATTATAAAAATGATGTTTTGATGAAAAGCACAGAGGAAGAATCATTGATTTTTTTCTTTCTAAAATTATTAATAGAGCTACAAAGTTTGGGTACTACACCTGCGATTGATATTAATTGTTATGGAAGTGCATTGGATTCTATATAATTTTTGTATATCATCGTATAGTAGAAGAAAAGATGCCTTACTAATATAAAAGCTATAATTTATAACACCCTTATTGGGTGTTTTTGAATTTATGAAATAATCAACAATGCATTCTCATAAAGGAGGTGGCGCTTATGCTTGTGCTAGATTAAATTGTAGATGTTATAAAATACTCAATACAACCAGAGGAGGAAATCAAAATGATCGGTATCGAGCAATATCAAAAAATCCAGGAATACAAAGCACTTGGACTTGCCCAGACCAAAACTGCTAAAGCGCTGGGGATCACCTATACTTCTGTCAGTAAATACTGGAATATGAGTAAAGAGGATTATGCTAGGGAAGCTGAAAAGGAAAGGTACCACATGGATAACTACCGTCAGTACATACTGGAACAGTTGAAAATATGCCCACAAATCCGAGATACCAATATTTATCTTAAATTAATTGAAGCCTTTCCTGATTTACAAGTTAAACGAGCTACTTTCTATCGCTACATGAAAGCTTTAAGGGAACAGCATGGGTATCAGCATACCAGTAAGCGGAAAATCTCGCCACGTGAAGTCTCGCCACCAGGATATGAAGCTCAGGCTGATTTTGGTCAATATAAACTTAAAGATATGTATGGAAGAATTGTAAGGGTATATTTCTTTTGTATGGTTTTGAGTTATAGCAGAATGAAATTTGTTTGCTTTTCACCGGATCCCTTCACGACCGAAACAGCCATTAAAGCTCATAACTATACATTTCAATATTTTGGAGGAAGACCACAGACAATTCTATATGATCTTGATAGGGTCTATGTGGTTAGCGAAAATCTAGGTAATATTATACTTGTACCGGCCTTTGAAGAATATGTAAAGCGTATCGGCTACAGTGTTTCATTATGCAGGCCAAGAGATCCTCAGAGTAAAGGTAAGGTAGAAGAGGTCATTGGATATGTTAAGCAAAGTTTTCTGGAGGGGAGGGTATATACCGGAATTGACAGTCTTAACAGTGCAGCTCTTGCATGGTTGGATAGAGAAGGCAACGGGAGAGTTCATACTGTGACTAGAAAAGTGCCACGAGAAATGTTTATTGAAGAACAAAAACAGCTTTTTCATGTTAAACCATATTCAGAGGTATCAAGTACTGTAGCATCCTTTGATTCCAATGGAGTGGTCAGCTATAAAGGGAATCGTTATCAGATTGATGTCGGTGTGATGGATGCACATCAACGCATACGTATAGAGGATGATGGTGAAATACTTCTATTTTATGATACTGATACTAATGAATTATTAGCTAAGTATCCAGTAACAGAAGGTACTGGACAGATATTCAAACCTGAAGGAAATAATAACAGAAACAGGGTCTCTCATGCTCTTATAAAACAATATTTTGCAGAGCATGAAATCGCTCAGGAATTTATACAGCGGATGGAACAGGAACAACCAAAATATTTTAATAGCCATTGCATTCGCTTAAATCGCATGACGAAGTTTTATTCGATGGAGCAAATGCTTGATGGGGTAAGATATTGCATTGAAACTGAACGCTGCAATGCCTATGAACTTTTGGCCTACATGATGTATAAGCATGGTGAGCAGATAGCGAAGAAGTTCTTACCAAATCAGCAGTATTTCAACCATCTGACACGTAGCAAGGAGATAAGGAGGGAAATCGATGGCTGATATAACTGAAATCCGCGAGTTGGCTAAGAAGCTAAATCTATGGAATATTTCCAGGGGATATATTGATTTGAATGATGAGAAACTGTCCAATCTAGATTATCTTCAGATGATATTACAAAAAGAACTAGAGATACGAGCCAGACAAAAACAGATCAAGCTAAGAAGGGCAAGCAAACTTCCCAACAAGGTATTTGAATTATCGAATTTAAACAAAGGTTTGGAATGGCAAATTAAACAATTATCCCATCTGACATGGCTTAATGAAGAACAAAACGTTATTCTGCTTGGTAAATGCGGGACAGGCAAAACTAGTCTTGCAGTTCATCTTGGAGAAACAGCGATCGGTAATGGACATAAAACTTACTATGCATCCATTGATACTTTTGTATCTATTGTAGAGAACAAAGATATAAACCCAAAAGCAGGAGCAACCTTCTCATATATGCGGGAGTGCGACTTGATTATTATTGATGATGTTTTTTATCTAGAACCAACCAGGTCAGAGTTGCAGGCTTTTTATCGAGCAGTTACTTTTCTTAATGAAACAAGAAGTATCATTTTTATTACCAATCGAGAAATATCTACATGGTTAGATGTAGTGGAAGACAAACATCTTTGTCAGACTCTGTTAGATAGAATAACAGCCAATTGTCAGATCATTCGCTTGACCGACAGATAAATTAAAATACTCACCTCTTTTCTAGAAAAGGGTTAATACTCAAATTTGAAAACTATGCCGATTAACGGTTTTATATAGATGCAAAAAATCTCACGAAATCCTAAGATTAGCTTAACTTTTGAGATTTTCTGCAGTTTCTGGGGTAGGGGGGTCTAAATCTCCACCACTTTTTGCCCCGGAAACGGGCGTGGGGCAACGCGTGAAAATTCGCGGTTTCAAACGGTGCGGCGATATTTACCGACGGGTACATTGGAATAACCGAGGTTACAAGTCAATCGTTTGGAGATGCGTTAGTCGATTGGAGGAGAAGGACTCTGAATGCACTGCCCCTACCATAAATGAGGAAACATTGCAGAATGCAGTTGTTAAGGCTATAAACGAACTTTTGGTCAACAAAGAACCCTTCCTCCAGACGCTACAGAAAAATATAGCTACTATATTTAATGAAGAAAATGATAATGCCACCGATGATATTGATGGTAAATTGGAAGAATTACAGCAACAGCTTCTTATACAAGCAAAGTCCAAGAATGACTATGATGATGTGGCTGATGAAATTTACCGCCTTCGAGAATTAAAGCAAAATGCACTAGTTGAAAATGCAGAGCGAGAAGGAAAAAGGCAACGAATCGCTGAAATGACTGATTTCTTGAATGAGCAATCCTGCGAGTTAGAGGAGTATGATGAGCAATTAGTAAGGTGGCTTATTGAAAGGGTTACGGTGCATGATGACAGAATTGAGGTGGAATTTAAGTCAAGTATTGAAATAGATATAGAAAATTAGATATAAGACTTGCCGCTGATTAAGGGTAACAGCTCTTGATTGGCGGCTTTTCGTTTTTATAATGCTTATGTCATACAGGAAATTGAAAAAACTTAACGGCAAGTTGCACAAGTTACTATTTTTATAAAATACTGTCTATTGGATAATTCTGCATTCATATGGTCTACGGAGCGTGGATTATATTTTGAGATACATTGTTTTATACTAGAGTCGAGGTGAAAATGATGGATACAAAAAGAAAAAAAGAGCTTTTAGAAGCCTATAAAAACAGACATCCTGAAATGGGAGTAATATCTTACCGTTGTAAAGAAACTGGCGAGGTATTTTTGGGTATCTCCAAAGATACAAAATCAGGCTTTAACAGCAATAATATGAAATTGGCAGCCAACTGGCATCCTAATAAACGATTACAAGAACTCTGGAATAAATATGGCTCGGAAGGCTTTGAACTATCAGTTATTAAAGTGTTAAAGTATGATGACCCACATGAAGATCATACAGCAAAATTAGAAAGTTTGAGAGAACAGTGTCTCGCTGCTGATCCAAATGCAAGGAGGATATGGCGATGAATGAAAAAGTTGTTATGGTGTCAAATGATTATGACCGTATAGATGGCAGAAATGCTTATCAATCTGACATCAAACGTTTAACGCTAGGTGCGCCTATGCTGGAAGAAAATAAAAAAATGCAGATTGCCGCACAGATTTGGAAAAATGATAAAGATGGTGAATTGATTTTGGCCCAGGAGCTACCTATCCATCAAATATTTGATTTGATGATTTTTTTGTCCAGGACATTGCTTTACTTCAAGGAGGCTTACCGACTCCCCCTTTTATATGACCCGGAAAAACCCACAGCGGAACGAGTTGGAGTACAAGGTGGGATATTACCAGTAGAAGTGTGTGTAGACAATCAAAATATCAATGAGGACATCAAAGCATTTGCCCAAAGTTTAAATGATTTAGGAGAAATAATTGGAGAACGTCAACGAGTGCTTAGCCGCATACTAGAAGAGTTGGAGTGTTACTAACAATGAAAAAGACTTGTATTTTGTCACCGGACAGGCAGCTGACTGAAGAGGAACAGTCGCTTGTCTGGAAAAAGCCGCCTTCACATATTGAAAGTGAAGCAGAAAAACGAATATATGAAGAGATCGTACGAAATTGGAATCGCGGTGAAATGAAAATTAGCACCATTTTGCTGGAAGGGGATGCTGGTTCGGGAAAAACCCAGATTGCCAAAGCTTTATCTGCTGATTTTAACCTGCCTTATACGAAAGTAACCTGTTTTGCAGATATGGATAAATCCGATGTCCTGGGTTCGATTCTTCCGGTGCTGTCAGAAGAAGATGGTCATTCTGATAAGGTTGAATATCGCTATTATCCTTCTGAGATTGTTCGTGCATATGAAAATGGATGGCTCTTGGAGATTCAGGAACCGACAGTGATTCGGGATGCTGCTGTTTTAATGGCGCTAAATTCCGCATTAGAACCAGATGGCAGTCTAAACTTGCCAACTCGTATCGCGCATCGTCACCCTGATTTTATTGCGGTTATCACAACAAACCGCGGTTACAATGGCTTCCGGCCCTTAAATGAAGCTTTGCGAGATCGAGTGCAGCATGCAGAAAAACTAGATTTACCGCCTAAAGAAGTGATGATGGAGCGGGTTAAAGCTAAGACCGGTTATGAATCTGAACCTGTACTATCTCTTTTAGCTGAAACGATTATGGTGCTGGATGAGACAGCCCGCGCCAATGCCATTAAAGGTGTAGCCGGTATGCGTTCCTATATCTTTTGGGTGGATGCCGTTCAAAGTGGTGCCTCAATCCAAAAAAGTTTATATTATAAGGTGTTATACAAAATCACGACCGATCCGCAGGAACTTGTTATTTTAGAGCAGGCACTGGCTAGTCATGGCTTGACAGAAAAGCTTGAGGAAATGGATCACATATGTCAATCGCAAAAAGACGGAGAAAATCCTGAAGTAATGGAACTTAATATTTCCGAAAACGGAGAATTCTCTGCCAAGACAGATCAAGCTGATAAAAATGCAGTGCGTCTGAGAAAATCAGAAGACAGTGAGGGGCATTCTGATACGAGCAGTGATGAAAATACTGATATTTCAAGCAATGATAATGGGGAAAATGGCACTCCATTCTATCATGAGCTCGATAAATCAGATACAACCGAATTACAAAAAAAAGAATTTCGTAAACAGTTGAACAGGGAAGCACGGCAAAGTGTTCAAGGAAGTGTCCATGAAGATATTAAGCTGATTGTCCATCGTCCGGAAGTTACCTACCAGAACAGGGAAGAGTATAACCGTATGATGACAACTTTGATGCCAGTTATTCGGGAATTAATCAGAAAAACAAATCCTCTGTTGGAGCATGAATTATCTGCTGAATTCGCGAAATCGAGGTTGTATGGCACAAAATTTTGCGCGGATCAGGTTGCCACTATGGATTTTCGCACATTTGCCCGCAAGCGTCCGCCTGAGGAAGAACCCTCTATTGCGGTTGCTCTCAGGATTGATGAATCGGCTTCGATGTCAGCCTTTGGCCGATTAGAATCTGCAAAGCAAGCTGCTGTTGCCTTGTATGAATTTTGCACAAGATGCGGTATTCCAATCATGGTCTACGGGGATACAGCAGACCGCTCCAAGCTGGAGCAAATGTCTGTCTATTCCTATGTAGACTTTGAAAGCAAAGATGCAAATGAAAAATATGCTCTTATGAACATTCAGGCTCGCAGCAACAATCGGGATGGTATGGCATTGCGCATTATTTCCGATAGATTGCTTTATGCGCCCCAAAAATCCAAATTAATAATCAGCATCAGTGACGGGCAGCCTAAGGCTATGCCTGATTATTCAGGTGAAAAGGCAGCGTATGATATGAAAGATACTTTGCAGGAATTTAGGCGAAAAGGCATCCAGTTCCTAGCTGCAGCTATTGGACAGGATAAGGAGGCTATCCGAGAACTTTACGGTGCTGAAAACACACTGGATATAACCGATTTGAAGCAGCTTCCAGCAAGATTGGTACAAGTAATCGCAAGGTTCATGTAGTATGATATACTAAGCAGAAATGGAGGTGGTGGCATGGATTGTGTGAAAATAGGCAATTTAATTGCCAAGCTACGAAAGGAAAAAAACCTTACCCAGAGAAATATTGCAGATGCACTGGGTATTCAAAATAAAACTGTTTCAAAATGGGAATGTGGTTTAGGATGTCCTGACCTATCGCTGTGGCCAGAACTATCTACTATTTTGGGTGTTGATATGAAACAGATGATGGAGGGTGAAATCACATCAAATAAGCCGGATAGCGGCAATATTGATAAAGTACGTTTTTACGTCTGTCCTTCCTGTGGAAATATTTTGGTGAGCACAGGAAGTGCCTCTATCTTCTGCTGCGGAAGAAAGTTAGAACGTATCTTGCCTACTGTTGCAACTATTGCACCAAAAATCACGGTAGAGGAAATAGATACTGATTACTTTGTCACATTTGACCATCCAATGACCAAAGATCATTATCTTTCTTTTGTGGCCTATGTTAAAAGTGACAGAGTATTTCTAAATCGCTTGTACCCAGAACAAAGTCCAACTTGTAGGTTTCCTATAACTACCGGTGGCAAACTATTTGTTTATTGTATTAAGCATGGCTTATCGGTATATTAGGTAATCTATAATTAAATCAATATTATCTTCCTGGGATGTATATGTTTGTTGTACTGTCCGTGGCTTTTTTTCAATTTTAAACGTTGTTTAATACAACTTATTGTGTTAAAATATATGTTGATACAAATAAGAGTTTAGGAGGAACCGAAACTATGACAGCCTCAATGCGTTTAAGATAAGCTGGCAATAAAAAAAGCAGAATCTATCCCCGATGATAGGCTTTTTTGTTGTGCTTATTTATACGATATTGAGCATTCATTAGTTACGGTGAGATATAGACCATTTAACTATAGTCTTATTTAACTATGTCTTTAATATGAATGTTTCCAAATTGTATGTATGCAGACCAAAAGCCACATTGTGGATTTAGGCCTGCATTTTTTATTGCCTAGAATGCTATTCAAAATAGAAATTCAAGCAAAATAATATGCAGGAGATAATATAAATGGAAAAATACAACAATTGGAAACTTAAGTTTTATACAATATGGGCAGGGCAGGCAGTATCATTAATCACTAGTGCCATCCTGCAAATGGCGATCATTTTTTACCTTACAGAGAAAACAGGATCTGCGATGGTCTTGTCTATGGCTTCACTAGTAGGTTTTTTACCCTATGCGGTCTTTGGACCAGCCATTGGTGTATTAGTGGATCGTCATGATAGGAAGAAGATAATGATTGGTGCTGATTTAATTATCGCAGCAGCTGGGGCCGTGCTAGCTATTGTTGCATTGTATATGGAGTTACCTATCTGGATGGTTATGGTAGTATTGTTTATCCGCAGTGTTGGAACAGCTTTTCATACCCCTGCTCTCAATGCGGTTACGCCACTTTTAGTACCAGAAGAACAGCTTACGAAATGTGCAGGCTATAGTCAGTCTTTGCAGTCTATAAGCTATATTGCTAGTCCGGCGGTTGCAGCACTCTTATACTCCGTTTGGGAACTAAATGCTATTATTGCCATCGATGTATTGGGTGCTGTGATTGCATCTATTACGGTAGCAATTGTACGTATTCCTAAGCTGGGTGATCAAGTGCAAAGTTTGAAACCAAATTTCATAAGAGAAATGAAAGAAGGAATGGCTGTACTACGGCAAAATAAAGGATTATTTGCTTTATTACTCGTTGGAACATTATATATGTTTGTTTATATGCCCATAAATGCATTATATCCTTTAATCACTATGGAATATTTTAATGGTACACCGATGCATATTTCTATTACGGAGATTGCTTATGCCTCTGGTATGTTGATAGGGGGTCTATTATTAGGGTTATTTGGGAATTACCAAAAGCGAATCTTATTAATAACGGCATCAATTTTTATGATGGGGATAAGCTTAACCATTTCAGGATTACTTCCTCAAAGTGGATTTTTCATATTTGTAGTCTGCTGTGCAATAATGGGGCTTTCGGTTCCGTTTTACAGCGGTGTGCAAACAGCTCTTTTTCAGGAGAAAATTAAGCCTGAATATTTAGGACGTGTATTTTCTTTAACTGGAAGTATCATGTCTCTTGCTATGCCAATTGGGTTAATTCTTTCTGGATTCTTTGCAGATAGAATCGGTATAAACCATTGGTTTTTAATATCAGGTATTTTAATCATTTGCATTGCAATATTTTGCCCAATGATAACTGAGATTAGAAAATTAGATGCAAAATAAAATAAAGGAGTGTGTTCGTATGATAGATAATATTATTCAATCAGTGACAGAAAAATTATCCTCTTTGCCTTATATAGAAGGCATCGTATTAGGGGGTTCCCGTGCAAGAGGTACCCATACAGAGGATTCTGATATAGATATCGGAATCTATTACAAATCAGAATCATTTGACATTACAGCGATTAATCAAATTGCTACAGAGTTGGATGATGAGAATAGAAATAACCTTGTTGTACCTCCCGGAGCGTGGGGTGATTGGATTAATGGCGGCGGATGGTTAGTTATAAATGGGTATCATGTTGACTTGATTTTACGTGATATAAAACGGGTGGAACAAATAATCAAAGATACGGAGCAAGGAATTGTTACTGCTAATTATCAGACGGGGCATCCCCATGGATATATAAGTGCTATGTATCGAGGAGAATTAGCGATTAGCAAAATACTATATGCTAAGAATGAAAGCTTATGCGAATTAAAAAAGCAGGCAGAACGTTATCCAACCGCTTTGCAGAAGGGATTAACTGAATTTTTTATGTTTGAGGCAGGTTTCTCTTTAATGTTTGCTGAGAACAATATTGATAAAGACGATGTATCCTATGTTTGTGGACATTGCTTTCGAAGCATATCTTCCCTTAATCAAGTCTTGTTTGCAATAAATAAAGAATACTGTATAAATGAAAAAAAGGCTGTTAAGATGATTGAAGGTTTTAAGATCAAGCCAAGCGATTACAAGGAAAGGGTCGATAAGGTTATTTCCTTAATATCAACTGATGTAGATTGTACAAGAAAAGGAATAGAGATTCTTCAAAGACTAGTAAATGAGGTTAAATACCTGAAAGGAGACCATGTTCAATGACTGGACCAGATAAGAAAAAACTTTATCCTAACGAGAATATAAAGAGCGTTTGCTATATAAGTAATTTGCCTAAACGCCCTAATGTAGAAATTGGCGAATATACTTATTATAGTGATAACAAAAAGTCACCTGAGAAATTTTATGATAATATTGAGCATCATTATGAATTTCTGGGGGATAAACTGATAATAGGTAAGTTCTGTGCGATTGCAGAGGGTGTTAAGTTTATTATGAATGGAGCAAACCATAGAATGGATGGAATTACAACCTATCCCTTTAATATCTTTGGCTGTGGATGGGAAAAGGTTACTCCTACAATAGAACAACTTCCTTTTAAGGGAGATACTGTGATTGGTAATGATGTGTGGATAGGTCAAAATGTAACCATTATGCCAGGCGTTGTAATTGGTGATGGTGCGATTATTGCCGCTAATTCAACAGTAGTGAAAAGTGTTGAGCCATATACAATATATGGTGGGAATCCAGCTAAGTTTATCAAAAAACGCTTTAGTGACGAAAAGATTGAATTCTTGCTAAAGCTTCAATGGTGGAATTGGAGCGAAGAGGAAATATTTAATAATCTTGAAGAGCTAACATCAGATGTGGGATTAGAACAATTAATGGGAAAATAGGAGGGGCAATCAATGTATATGGAAAAAATTATTAAAGAGATGAAAGAAATCTTCAAAGAAATTCCTTTTGGAATTGACCATACTCTCAAGGTTTTACAAAATGCAGAAGAGATAATGAAAGGTGAAAATGTTGAAGCAGAAGAAAAAGAATTAATTAGTATTGTTGCTATACTACATGATATTGGTGCTGTTGAAGCACAAAAAAAGTATGGTTCAATAGATGGATCCTATCAGGAGATAGAGGGACCAACAGTAGCAAAAGATATATTAAAAAAAGTAGAATATGACAAAAATATTGATCGAATATGCTTTATAATAGGTAACCATCACACTCCTTCTAAAATTGATGGCCCTGATTTTCAGATACAATGGGAAGCAGATTTGCTTGAGAACTTAACGGTTATGGATAAAGAAAAGGAACAGCAAAAAATAAAAAGATGTATAGATGAGAATTTTAAAACGTCTACAGGAAAAAAGATAGCTTATGAACGTTTTATCATAGGTTAAAATTTTGCTATACAGATGTGCATGATGTAAAACTATTGTGTGAGGGATTTAATATTCCTGTTCCGAGTGAATACAAGTAACCAACAGATTCCGGTTTATATGAAAGAGCGCATTAAGTTTAATTGTGAAGTGTAATGGATATGTTCCCGTCTACCGATAGTCCCAAAAACACAGTAGATATGTTTCTGAGAACGGACATACACAAATGACATTCATTCTATCCTCTCAAGCCATTGCGAGGTGGTCTGCCTGTTGTCAAAAAAATAGTGTTGTGATTCTTGTATAATAGATTATTAATTGAGTAGAGATTTGTAAAGAGAGATAAATTCAAACTTGTGGAGGAGAGATATGATGCCAAGGGCAAAGTTTCAAATATTAGTAATACCATATGTTATACAAGATGAGCAAATTAAATATTGTATGTTTTTGAGGGCGGATATGGATGTTTGGCAATTTATTGCAGGTGGTGGAGAAGATGATGAAACTCCCATAGAAGCTGCGAAAAGAGAAGCTAATGAAGAGGCAAATATTGCGTATACAACTTCATATTATATGCTGGATACTTGTTGTAGTATTCCTGTTGAATGTTTCAGTGAAAATGATAGACAGCGATGGGGAGAGAAGTGTTTTGTTATTCCAGAATATTCTTTTGCAGTGAATGTAAATGGAGCAGACTTAAAATTATCACATGAACATATCAAACATGAATGGCTTGATTATGAATCATCAAGAAAATTGTTGAAATACGATAGTAATAAAACTGCCCTTGGTGAATTGAATACCAGAATTAAAAAAGGATTACTTGGTGAAAAGAAATAGCATAACAAATTTCTTTTAAATAATATACAAAGAGTAATAATAAAAATGTGATTTTGCGAATATGCAGAAATAATGATAGAGAGAGTAGTATTGACGATTATATAAGAGGTTTTAGTTATAATTATTTTTCCTAAAACGAAGATATTATATAAAGGAGTATAATATCTAATTTGGCAAACTCTTATTGATATTTAGCATGATTTGAATAGAAGAAAACAGGTTTAATTATAAAAGTTATTAGCATGGATTATATTCAGAAAATGGCCAGAAGCTGGATTTTAAAAAGTAACTTTATTAGAAACCTTTCCACTAAGGGGTTACTATATACATACAACATCTATATTGTCACCTCAAGGTATTGTAAGGTAGTAGTATTGATGACAAGAAAGTAAAGTTAAGTGTAGTAAAAAGGCTTGAAATAAATTTATATAATTTCACCTATATATACAGGTAGTGCTTTATGCAGAGTAACGGCGATTTGAATTTCAATAAGCGAAATAAAACCAGACAGCATGAAGTCTGTGATTATTGAAATCAGTGC is part of the Proteiniborus sp. MB09-C3 genome and encodes:
- a CDS encoding AAA family ATPase; translation: MKKTCILSPDRQLTEEEQSLVWKKPPSHIESEAEKRIYEEIVRNWNRGEMKISTILLEGDAGSGKTQIAKALSADFNLPYTKVTCFADMDKSDVLGSILPVLSEEDGHSDKVEYRYYPSEIVRAYENGWLLEIQEPTVIRDAAVLMALNSALEPDGSLNLPTRIAHRHPDFIAVITTNRGYNGFRPLNEALRDRVQHAEKLDLPPKEVMMERVKAKTGYESEPVLSLLAETIMVLDETARANAIKGVAGMRSYIFWVDAVQSGASIQKSLYYKVLYKITTDPQELVILEQALASHGLTEKLEEMDHICQSQKDGENPEVMELNISENGEFSAKTDQADKNAVRLRKSEDSEGHSDTSSDENTDISSNDNGENGTPFYHELDKSDTTELQKKEFRKQLNREARQSVQGSVHEDIKLIVHRPEVTYQNREEYNRMMTTLMPVIRELIRKTNPLLEHELSAEFAKSRLYGTKFCADQVATMDFRTFARKRPPEEEPSIAVALRIDESASMSAFGRLESAKQAAVALYEFCTRCGIPIMVYGDTADRSKLEQMSVYSYVDFESKDANEKYALMNIQARSNNRDGMALRIISDRLLYAPQKSKLIISISDGQPKAMPDYSGEKAAYDMKDTLQEFRRKGIQFLAAAIGQDKEAIRELYGAENTLDITDLKQLPARLVQVIARFM
- a CDS encoding helix-turn-helix domain-containing protein: MDCVKIGNLIAKLRKEKNLTQRNIADALGIQNKTVSKWECGLGCPDLSLWPELSTILGVDMKQMMEGEITSNKPDSGNIDKVRFYVCPSCGNILVSTGSASIFCCGRKLERILPTVATIAPKITVEEIDTDYFVTFDHPMTKDHYLSFVAYVKSDRVFLNRLYPEQSPTCRFPITTGGKLFVYCIKHGLSVY
- the mef(A) gene encoding macrolide efflux MFS transporter Mef(A), coding for MEKYNNWKLKFYTIWAGQAVSLITSAILQMAIIFYLTEKTGSAMVLSMASLVGFLPYAVFGPAIGVLVDRHDRKKIMIGADLIIAAAGAVLAIVALYMELPIWMVMVVLFIRSVGTAFHTPALNAVTPLLVPEEQLTKCAGYSQSLQSISYIASPAVAALLYSVWELNAIIAIDVLGAVIASITVAIVRIPKLGDQVQSLKPNFIREMKEGMAVLRQNKGLFALLLVGTLYMFVYMPINALYPLITMEYFNGTPMHISITEIAYASGMLIGGLLLGLFGNYQKRILLITASIFMMGISLTISGLLPQSGFFIFVVCCAIMGLSVPFYSGVQTALFQEKIKPEYLGRVFSLTGSIMSLAMPIGLILSGFFADRIGINHWFLISGILIICIAIFCPMITEIRKLDAK
- a CDS encoding nucleotidyltransferase domain-containing protein, translated to MIDNIIQSVTEKLSSLPYIEGIVLGGSRARGTHTEDSDIDIGIYYKSESFDITAINQIATELDDENRNNLVVPPGAWGDWINGGGWLVINGYHVDLILRDIKRVEQIIKDTEQGIVTANYQTGHPHGYISAMYRGELAISKILYAKNESLCELKKQAERYPTALQKGLTEFFMFEAGFSLMFAENNIDKDDVSYVCGHCFRSISSLNQVLFAINKEYCINEKKAVKMIEGFKIKPSDYKERVDKVISLISTDVDCTRKGIEILQRLVNEVKYLKGDHVQ
- a CDS encoding Vat family streptogramin A O-acetyltransferase is translated as MTGPDKKKLYPNENIKSVCYISNLPKRPNVEIGEYTYYSDNKKSPEKFYDNIEHHYEFLGDKLIIGKFCAIAEGVKFIMNGANHRMDGITTYPFNIFGCGWEKVTPTIEQLPFKGDTVIGNDVWIGQNVTIMPGVVIGDGAIIAANSTVVKSVEPYTIYGGNPAKFIKKRFSDEKIEFLLKLQWWNWSEEEIFNNLEELTSDVGLEQLMGK
- a CDS encoding HD domain-containing protein is translated as MYMEKIIKEMKEIFKEIPFGIDHTLKVLQNAEEIMKGENVEAEEKELISIVAILHDIGAVEAQKKYGSIDGSYQEIEGPTVAKDILKKVEYDKNIDRICFIIGNHHTPSKIDGPDFQIQWEADLLENLTVMDKEKEQQKIKRCIDENFKTSTGKKIAYERFIIG